Proteins from a genomic interval of Treponema brennaborense DSM 12168:
- a CDS encoding helix-turn-helix domain-containing protein: MAEPLRDIFIRNLKFYRKRQGLSQEKLSYAIDMSMNYVNQLENKNSFPPPEIIDKMAAVLNVKPAQFFDENESPENIIAANKEEFVRELTEQIHSRMKNDIRKIISETIGEKLR; the protein is encoded by the coding sequence ATGGCAGAACCGTTACGCGATATTTTTATCAGGAATTTAAAATTCTACAGAAAAAGGCAGGGGCTTTCGCAGGAAAAACTGTCCTATGCAATTGATATGAGCATGAATTATGTGAACCAGCTGGAAAACAAGAATTCTTTTCCGCCGCCGGAGATTATTGATAAAATGGCAGCCGTCCTCAATGTAAAGCCGGCGCAGTTTTTTGACGAGAACGAAAGCCCTGAAAATATAATTGCGGCAAACAAAGAGGAATTTGTCCGCGAACTGACAGAGCAGATTCACAGCCGAATGAAGAACGACATTCGTAAAATAATTTCCGAGACGATAGGGGAAAAACTGCGATAG
- a CDS encoding aldo/keto reductase, which produces MDFVTLKNGVKMPQLGYGVYQVSAEECERCVRDALDVGYRLIDTAQSYFNEEQVGAAIEQSGIERSEIFLTTKVWIEHFGYEECKKSVEESMQKLRTDYLDLLLLHQPFGDAYGAWRALEEFYEGGRVRAIGISNFYADRMVEFANFNRISPMVNQVEIHPFNQQVEAKKWNDKYGIQLEAWAPFGEGRGGLFENGLLAEIGAKYGKSAAQVMLRWHLQRGIVVIPKSTHKERMAENFSVFDFSLSADDMEKIAALDRNESSFFSHQDPAMVEWFVKMAEERRNKAQK; this is translated from the coding sequence ATGGATTTTGTAACGCTTAAAAACGGAGTGAAAATGCCGCAGCTGGGGTACGGTGTGTATCAGGTTTCGGCGGAGGAGTGCGAGCGGTGCGTGCGCGATGCGCTTGACGTCGGCTACCGGCTTATTGATACGGCGCAGTCGTATTTTAACGAGGAGCAGGTGGGCGCGGCGATTGAGCAGAGCGGAATTGAGCGCAGTGAGATTTTTCTGACGACGAAAGTGTGGATTGAGCATTTCGGCTACGAGGAATGTAAAAAGTCGGTGGAGGAGTCGATGCAGAAATTGCGGACGGACTATCTTGATTTGCTTTTGCTGCATCAGCCGTTCGGCGACGCGTACGGTGCGTGGCGCGCTCTGGAGGAATTTTATGAGGGCGGACGGGTGCGCGCAATCGGGATTTCGAATTTCTATGCGGACAGAATGGTTGAGTTTGCGAACTTCAATAGGATTTCGCCGATGGTGAATCAAGTTGAAATTCATCCGTTCAATCAGCAGGTTGAGGCGAAAAAATGGAACGACAAGTACGGAATCCAGCTTGAGGCGTGGGCGCCGTTCGGCGAGGGGCGCGGCGGTCTTTTTGAGAACGGGCTGCTTGCGGAAATCGGTGCGAAGTACGGAAAATCTGCGGCGCAGGTGATGCTCCGGTGGCATTTGCAGCGCGGAATCGTGGTGATTCCCAAATCCACTCACAAGGAGCGCATGGCGGAGAATTTCAGCGTGTTCGACTTTTCGCTTTCTGCGGACGATATGGAAAAAATCGCCGCGCTCGACAGGAACGAAAGTTCGTTTTTCAGCCATCAGGATCCTGCGATGGTGGAATGGTTTGTGAAGATGGCGGAAGAACGGAGGAACAAGGCGCAGAAATAG
- a CDS encoding SDR family oxidoreductase, with amino-acid sequence MISSQNGWRMPALAPAQDEALPLTPAEKRLSLDFLQPEQIQSTLHACQLAKRCSEKRVMAESVRWGMRGARINAIAPGIVITALALDELNGPRGDFYKNMFANCPAGRAGTPNKIANVAELLMSEKGAFITGSTFLADGGATASYFCGLLRPEK; translated from the coding sequence ATGATTTCAAGCCAGAACGGCTGGCGTATGCCGGCCCTTGCACCGGCGCAGGACGAGGCGCTCCCGCTCACTCCGGCGGAAAAACGTTTGTCGCTTGATTTTCTTCAGCCGGAACAGATACAAAGCACGCTCCACGCCTGCCAGCTTGCAAAACGGTGCAGCGAAAAGCGCGTGATGGCGGAAAGCGTCCGCTGGGGAATGCGCGGCGCGCGTATTAATGCCATTGCGCCGGGAATCGTCATTACGGCGCTTGCGCTTGACGAGCTGAACGGTCCGCGCGGAGATTTCTACAAGAATATGTTTGCAAATTGCCCGGCAGGTCGTGCAGGAACACCGAATAAAATAGCGAATGTCGCGGAGCTTCTGATGAGCGAAAAAGGCGCGTTTATCACCGGCTCAACGTTCCTTGCAGACGGCGGCGCTACGGCAAGTTATTTCTGCGGTCTGCTCCGACCGGAGAAATGA
- a CDS encoding acyltransferase, with amino-acid sequence MQNQEHFHYLSFLKCIGMFAVIGIHVVCTPFSSFENYYSRAGEFFSYFLTNALRAWAVPVFVMVSGALFLGREISFEKMCRKYLRRILLVTVLFGTVFAFMEIVSIERTINLSVFLRSLLNVYCGKLWDHMWFLYMIAGLYLITPFLQKMVHALSQNEVKWLLAVLFVFQIIVPLTDNITKTSFGWYIPFNSVWLFYYILGYAVHIQILKIKPALSFGFILFGILWCIFGQFVPGMKQSIGAAILYSGTSSPAGVMMSLGIFSLAKTRCGRKENFIDTKIVPLSFSVYIVHAVFINFIYKALHFTPDRYNVFLMWTVTFFATAFCSLVSVWILRKIPAVRKYLL; translated from the coding sequence ATGCAGAATCAGGAACATTTTCACTATCTTTCATTTTTAAAATGCATCGGAATGTTTGCAGTCATCGGAATACACGTTGTATGCACGCCGTTTTCTTCTTTTGAAAACTATTATAGCCGTGCAGGAGAATTTTTTTCGTATTTTCTGACAAATGCTCTCCGTGCCTGGGCTGTTCCTGTTTTTGTGATGGTTTCAGGTGCGCTCTTTCTGGGAAGAGAAATCAGTTTTGAAAAAATGTGCAGAAAATATCTCAGGAGAATTCTTCTTGTAACAGTACTTTTCGGAACAGTCTTTGCCTTTATGGAAATCGTTTCTATCGAGCGGACGATAAATCTTTCCGTTTTTCTGCGCTCCCTGCTCAATGTTTACTGCGGAAAATTATGGGATCACATGTGGTTTCTGTATATGATTGCAGGACTTTACCTTATAACGCCGTTTCTTCAGAAAATGGTTCACGCGCTTTCTCAAAATGAAGTCAAATGGCTTCTTGCAGTTCTTTTTGTTTTTCAGATAATTGTTCCGCTCACAGATAACATCACAAAAACTTCATTCGGCTGGTATATTCCGTTTAATTCAGTCTGGCTGTTCTATTATATTCTAGGCTATGCAGTTCATATTCAAATACTAAAAATCAAGCCGGCGTTATCTTTCGGTTTTATCCTTTTTGGAATTCTGTGGTGCATATTCGGTCAGTTTGTTCCGGGAATGAAACAATCGATTGGAGCAGCAATTTTATATTCCGGCACTTCATCGCCAGCAGGAGTAATGATGTCACTGGGAATTTTCTCTCTTGCAAAGACGAGGTGCGGCAGAAAAGAAAATTTCATCGACACAAAAATAGTCCCGCTTTCGTTCAGCGTTTACATCGTCCATGCAGTTTTTATCAACTTTATCTACAAAGCACTGCATTTTACGCCCGACAGATACAACGTATTTCTTATGTGGACAGTAACTTTTTTTGCAACGGCATTCTGCTCTCTTGTTTCCGTATGGATTCTTCGGAAAATCCCGGCCGTCAGAAAATATCTTCTGTAG
- a CDS encoding GNAT family N-acetyltransferase — MSTLSFRFAEEKDAAKILFFIKELASYEKMLDEVVATEELLKEWLFQKKKAEVLFAVSDGTEVGFALFFHNFSTFLGRAGIYLEDLFVLKEQRGKGYGKAILKELARIAVERGCGRLEWCCLDWNKPGIDFYLSLGAQQMSDWTVYRAAGDTLKKLAEK; from the coding sequence ATGAGTACACTATCTTTCAGATTCGCAGAGGAAAAGGACGCTGCAAAAATCCTCTTTTTCATAAAAGAGCTTGCGTCATACGAAAAAATGCTTGATGAAGTCGTTGCCACGGAGGAGCTTTTAAAAGAATGGCTCTTCCAAAAGAAAAAAGCGGAAGTGCTGTTCGCGGTTTCGGACGGCACGGAAGTCGGCTTCGCGCTGTTCTTCCACAACTTCTCGACGTTTTTGGGACGCGCCGGCATTTATCTGGAGGACTTATTCGTCCTGAAAGAACAGCGCGGCAAAGGTTACGGAAAGGCGATTCTAAAGGAACTTGCCCGAATCGCCGTGGAGCGCGGCTGCGGACGCCTTGAATGGTGCTGCCTTGACTGGAACAAGCCCGGCATAGACTTCTACCTTTCGCTCGGCGCACAGCAGATGAGCGACTGGACTGTCTACCGTGCCGCCGGCGATACGCTCAAAAAGCTCGCGGAAAAATAA
- a CDS encoding flavodoxin → MKKVMTAMLAGTVLTAAAQAESLVVYFSKTGEQYAVGTITEGNTAKIAKIIAEQTGSDVFEIVPEKPYPEGYRATTDAAKTELSQKARPSFKGKIENFDQYDTIYLGYPNWWGDMPMVVYTFLETYSFKGKTIRPFCTHEGSGASGTKQKIAAVCKGAIVQDVLAVRGSVAQNDSAAPKKPCATG, encoded by the coding sequence ATGAAAAAAGTAATGACAGCAATGCTGGCAGGAACCGTTCTTACGGCGGCAGCACAGGCAGAATCGCTGGTGGTGTATTTTTCTAAAACGGGCGAACAGTACGCAGTGGGAACGATAACGGAGGGCAACACGGCGAAAATTGCAAAAATCATCGCGGAGCAGACCGGGAGCGACGTATTTGAAATTGTGCCGGAAAAACCGTATCCGGAAGGCTACCGCGCTACGACTGACGCGGCAAAAACGGAGCTTTCGCAAAAAGCCCGCCCTTCGTTCAAAGGGAAAATCGAAAACTTTGACCAGTATGACACAATCTACCTCGGCTACCCGAACTGGTGGGGCGATATGCCGATGGTCGTCTACACATTTCTGGAAACGTATTCGTTCAAGGGAAAAACAATCCGTCCGTTCTGCACGCATGAAGGAAGCGGCGCTTCCGGCACCAAGCAAAAAATTGCCGCAGTATGCAAAGGCGCAATCGTACAGGACGTTCTTGCCGTCAGAGGAAGCGTTGCGCAGAACGACAGCGCTGCTCCGAAAAAGCCGTGCGCGACTGGCTGA
- a CDS encoding chemotaxis protein CheX produces the protein MTDAELKIFIDIVTDYFETVTGEKAEMGVPYIKKENPVILGYTGIIGISGSSKGGLFVTASGRMLQMLASAILGTEEVDEQGIIDMAGELSNTIAGNARESFGSRFMISVPIVIKGAAEDIFVQVAPPVYVIPVTWKSHSCYLAIGLE, from the coding sequence ATGACGGATGCGGAATTGAAGATTTTTATCGATATCGTAACGGATTATTTTGAAACGGTTACCGGCGAAAAGGCCGAAATGGGGGTTCCGTATATAAAAAAGGAAAATCCCGTGATTTTGGGCTATACCGGTATCATCGGAATTTCGGGCAGCAGCAAAGGCGGGCTGTTCGTAACGGCGAGCGGCAGAATGCTGCAGATGCTCGCCTCGGCGATATTGGGAACGGAAGAGGTGGACGAGCAGGGGATTATCGATATGGCCGGTGAATTATCCAATACGATTGCCGGAAACGCGCGCGAATCGTTCGGAAGCCGTTTTATGATTTCGGTTCCGATCGTAATCAAAGGCGCGGCTGAAGATATTTTCGTACAGGTGGCGCCGCCGGTGTACGTGATTCCGGTAACGTGGAAATCGCATTCGTGCTATTTGGCGATCGGGTTGGAATGA
- a CDS encoding response regulator translates to MKLMIVDDSNIIRKMIENTVRSLGLEIAAVAGNGEEAVELFKRTLPDIVTMDITMPKLDGIGCLKQIMNIKPETRVVMCTALKDHETGLAALKAGAFGFVSKPFTAVQLTEELTAAMNDIAG, encoded by the coding sequence ATGAAACTGATGATCGTCGATGATTCAAATATCATCAGGAAAATGATTGAAAACACGGTTCGTTCCCTGGGACTCGAAATTGCCGCCGTCGCCGGAAACGGTGAAGAAGCGGTAGAACTCTTCAAAAGGACGCTTCCCGATATCGTTACGATGGATATCACGATGCCGAAGCTCGACGGTATCGGCTGTCTGAAGCAGATCATGAACATCAAACCGGAGACGCGCGTCGTCATGTGCACCGCGCTCAAGGATCACGAAACCGGTCTGGCCGCGCTTAAAGCGGGGGCGTTCGGATTCGTTTCCAAACCGTTTACGGCGGTTCAACTGACGGAAGAATTGACGGCGGCAATGAACGATATTGCGGGCTGA
- the amt gene encoding ammonium transporter, with protein sequence MEQLSELLNYLWIIVSAALVFFMQPGFQMLESGMTREKNSINVAIKNLTDMGISFLLYWAIGFAFMFGNDLLPGVFGFSRFCPDFWGAGSKQLAIFLLFQAMFCSTSATIVSGAVAERMKFSAYIIVTCLISGIIYPVFGHWAWGGFQGDAVSSATGWLQQIGFVDFAGSSVVHSVGGYVGLAGIIVMGARNGRFAADGTARKIQGSNVPLAVAGVFVLWFGWIGFNGGSTLAMNYDVAPVILNTCLGAAAGLAGALFVGWIVTGLPDVDFVINGTLAGLVAVTANCHCVTPLEAIIIGAAGGVIMLGASFLLEKLRLDDAVGAVPVHLAAGIWGTLAVGIFGDPEILGTEPLFGSQLLAQAVGVAACGVWAFGLSFILLFIFNRISPLRVSESDEHKGLNIAEHGASTEIFELYAKMGEQAATGDLSIRLPTEPFTEIGQIATLYNKVMDGLEQTTMAQEEYTEILDNISDGLFLLAPDLNVCPNYSAATEKIMCRRDLAGLNFSVLMKPALPEKEWKSLGDYAELLFDPQYKMHTITRLNPLHDAHVFIDTGNGQIEKKYLDFSFTRIYGKNKKSIAHVMVLVRDNTRRFEMEQEMAAERQRTETEMNVFYRILHLDPELFSDFVAGFEADLNKINGILESGSGTLRSQAETIFRLVHSVKGNAALLDLDFIAEAAHAFEDTVKGITDRESIVSADFIPVTVRLREMYDSLDSVTRMVDKLMNFRKVFSDHNTLNADLIALSLKNLAEKIAVEQGKSVQFRYEAFHAAQIPKECKKRIQDILIQLIRNSVSHGIETPELRIERSKNTAGLLEISTAVENGILTVCVKDDGSGIDFAKIEKKLRAQKRSEPLPEGGFSRKDLFAAIFSGGISTADTADVHRGRGVGMSYVKTLAEELHAKLTVKTRQHEFCEFRLSVPIEAAGL encoded by the coding sequence ATGGAACAATTGAGTGAGTTGCTGAATTATCTGTGGATAATCGTATCCGCGGCGCTCGTTTTTTTTATGCAGCCGGGATTTCAGATGCTGGAATCCGGTATGACGCGTGAAAAAAACAGCATAAACGTCGCCATAAAAAATCTGACCGATATGGGGATTTCTTTTTTACTGTATTGGGCGATCGGGTTCGCGTTCATGTTCGGAAATGATTTGCTGCCGGGGGTGTTCGGTTTCAGTCGGTTCTGTCCCGATTTTTGGGGCGCGGGCAGCAAGCAGCTCGCGATTTTCCTGTTGTTTCAGGCGATGTTCTGTTCGACGTCTGCGACGATCGTTTCGGGAGCAGTTGCCGAACGTATGAAATTCTCGGCGTATATTATCGTAACGTGTCTCATTTCGGGAATCATTTATCCGGTGTTCGGGCATTGGGCTTGGGGCGGTTTTCAGGGTGATGCGGTTTCTTCGGCGACCGGCTGGCTGCAGCAGATCGGGTTTGTCGATTTTGCCGGATCGTCGGTCGTCCATTCGGTCGGCGGCTACGTCGGTTTGGCGGGTATCATCGTTATGGGTGCGCGGAACGGACGTTTTGCCGCCGACGGTACGGCGCGTAAGATTCAAGGCTCGAACGTTCCGCTCGCCGTTGCGGGAGTGTTCGTTTTGTGGTTCGGCTGGATCGGATTTAACGGCGGCTCCACGCTGGCAATGAATTACGACGTAGCGCCGGTCATTTTGAATACGTGTCTGGGTGCGGCGGCGGGATTGGCCGGCGCGCTGTTCGTCGGATGGATAGTAACCGGGCTGCCGGACGTGGATTTCGTAATAAACGGAACGCTTGCCGGGCTCGTTGCGGTTACGGCGAACTGTCACTGCGTTACGCCGCTTGAGGCGATTATTATCGGCGCGGCCGGCGGCGTGATCATGCTGGGCGCTTCGTTTCTGCTCGAAAAACTGCGGCTCGACGACGCCGTGGGCGCGGTGCCGGTACATTTGGCGGCGGGAATCTGGGGAACGCTTGCGGTCGGTATTTTCGGAGATCCGGAAATTCTGGGAACGGAGCCGCTGTTCGGCAGTCAGCTGCTGGCGCAGGCCGTGGGTGTCGCCGCGTGCGGCGTGTGGGCGTTCGGATTGTCGTTCATACTGCTTTTCATTTTCAACCGGATTTCTCCGCTGCGGGTAAGCGAATCGGACGAGCACAAGGGGCTCAATATTGCCGAACACGGTGCTTCCACCGAAATTTTCGAGTTGTATGCGAAAATGGGCGAACAAGCGGCAACCGGAGATCTTTCGATCAGACTGCCGACGGAACCGTTTACGGAAATCGGGCAAATCGCGACGCTGTATAATAAAGTTATGGACGGTCTTGAGCAGACGACGATGGCGCAGGAAGAATACACGGAAATTCTCGATAACATTTCCGACGGATTATTCCTGCTTGCACCCGATTTGAACGTCTGTCCGAATTATTCGGCGGCGACGGAAAAAATCATGTGCCGGCGCGATCTTGCGGGGCTCAATTTTTCGGTGCTGATGAAACCGGCGCTTCCCGAAAAGGAATGGAAATCGCTCGGCGATTACGCGGAACTGCTGTTCGATCCGCAGTACAAAATGCACACGATTACGCGGCTGAACCCGCTGCACGACGCACACGTGTTCATCGATACGGGAAACGGACAAATCGAAAAGAAGTATCTTGATTTCAGTTTTACGCGTATTTACGGCAAAAACAAAAAAAGCATCGCGCACGTAATGGTACTGGTGCGCGACAATACCCGGCGTTTTGAAATGGAACAGGAAATGGCGGCGGAACGGCAGCGTACGGAAACGGAAATGAACGTGTTTTATCGGATTCTTCATTTGGATCCGGAGCTGTTTTCCGACTTTGTGGCAGGTTTTGAAGCCGATTTGAATAAGATCAACGGTATTTTGGAATCGGGTTCCGGTACGCTCCGGTCTCAGGCAGAAACCATTTTCAGATTGGTCCACTCCGTTAAGGGGAACGCGGCGCTGCTTGATCTGGATTTCATTGCGGAGGCGGCCCATGCGTTTGAAGATACGGTGAAAGGAATTACGGACCGGGAATCGATAGTAAGCGCGGATTTTATTCCCGTAACGGTGCGTTTGCGTGAAATGTACGATTCACTTGACAGCGTAACGCGGATGGTGGACAAACTGATGAATTTCCGCAAGGTGTTTTCGGATCATAATACGCTGAATGCGGATCTGATCGCGCTGTCGCTTAAAAATCTTGCCGAAAAAATCGCCGTGGAGCAGGGAAAATCCGTTCAGTTCCGGTACGAGGCGTTTCACGCCGCTCAGATTCCCAAAGAATGTAAAAAACGGATTCAGGATATTTTGATTCAGCTGATACGGAATTCCGTTTCACACGGTATCGAAACGCCGGAGCTGCGGATAGAACGTTCCAAAAACACGGCCGGACTGCTCGAAATCAGCACCGCGGTGGAAAACGGCATTCTGACGGTATGCGTGAAGGACGACGGTTCCGGAATCGATTTTGCCAAAATCGAGAAAAAGCTGCGCGCACAGAAACGGTCGGAGCCGCTGCCTGAGGGCGGTTTTTCCCGGAAGGATTTATTCGCGGCAATTTTTTCGGGCGGCATTTCTACGGCGGATACCGCCGACGTGCACCGCGGCCGCGGCGTCGGAATGTCGTACGTGAAAACACTCGCGGAGGAACTGCACGCGAAGCTGACGGTCAAGACGCGGCAGCATGAATTCTGCGAATTCCGTTTGAGCGTGCCGATAGAAGCGGCCGGATTGTGA
- a CDS encoding LysR family transcriptional regulator: MELRHLTFFLAVANEGNITRAAEAVHTSQPNLSRQLQELEESLGCKLLNRGKVITLTEAGELLKRRAEEILRLTAKTEEELSESPAEMAGTVAIGFGEMKPVQDIARLAVSFKAHYPNVRFDFFTGTADQVKEQMEKGLLDAGMLLEPVEIEKYDFFRLEKKVQFVAVMQSSAPLAEKKSVTPQDLAPLPLIFPVRRNVRNELFSWFGEYAQKLNLAATGNLAANTAILVQNGLGTAIGSDGIPVPLGMENQITCRPLEPELSFSAVIAWKKSVRLSPLAGAFIRFAKSELKPN, from the coding sequence ATGGAATTACGACACCTTACCTTTTTTCTTGCCGTTGCGAACGAAGGCAACATCACGCGCGCCGCGGAAGCAGTCCATACCTCGCAGCCGAATTTAAGCCGGCAGCTTCAGGAGCTGGAGGAATCGCTCGGCTGCAAGCTGCTCAACCGCGGAAAAGTAATCACGCTCACGGAAGCAGGCGAGCTTTTAAAGCGCCGCGCAGAAGAAATTCTGCGCCTTACCGCCAAAACGGAGGAAGAGCTTTCGGAATCCCCGGCGGAAATGGCGGGAACGGTTGCAATCGGCTTCGGCGAAATGAAGCCCGTGCAGGACATCGCGCGCCTTGCGGTGTCGTTCAAAGCGCACTATCCGAACGTCCGATTCGATTTTTTTACGGGAACCGCAGACCAGGTGAAGGAGCAGATGGAAAAAGGACTGCTTGACGCGGGGATGCTTCTTGAGCCGGTGGAAATAGAAAAATATGATTTTTTCCGCCTGGAGAAAAAGGTGCAGTTCGTCGCCGTCATGCAAAGCTCCGCGCCGCTTGCCGAAAAGAAATCCGTTACGCCGCAGGACCTTGCGCCGCTGCCGCTCATTTTTCCGGTGCGCCGGAACGTGCGGAACGAACTGTTCTCCTGGTTCGGGGAGTATGCGCAGAAACTGAACCTTGCAGCGACCGGAAACTTGGCAGCGAACACGGCGATTCTCGTGCAGAACGGATTGGGAACGGCGATCGGCTCGGATGGAATTCCCGTTCCGCTCGGCATGGAAAATCAGATTACCTGCCGCCCGCTTGAACCGGAACTGTCGTTTTCCGCCGTCATCGCCTGGAAAAAGAGCGTGCGCCTTTCGCCGCTTGCCGGAGCGTTCATCAGATTTGCAAAAAGCGAGCTTAAACCTAACTAA
- a CDS encoding LacI family DNA-binding transcriptional regulator encodes MATIKDIAQIAGVSYTTVSNVIHGKTSHVSEQTIRQINKIIEDLHYTPNMSARALVSNASKVIAMINHLVPQKSGSFIEDPFHTAFISSIEEVLRQNGYYFMLRTVTDNDDLKRFLQNWNIDGMFLVGITEGAFFQCLPELRKRIVLIDSYLDNYYGMPNIGLEDFQGGYLATQYLIERGHTRIAFACPPILHHGVVEERLNGYRKALAEFGIPFDETLLFQREFSIDATTQLGMHIASRQDITAVFATADIMAAGIMAGIHRAGKKIPEDISIIGFDDISLCRLVQPNLTTIHQNAYRKGEIAAQFMIQLLQKKTLPRTTEILPVCLTVRDSVSQKR; translated from the coding sequence ATGGCAACCATAAAAGACATTGCCCAGATAGCGGGTGTAAGCTATACGACGGTTTCAAACGTTATCCACGGTAAAACGTCACACGTATCGGAACAGACGATACGGCAGATCAATAAAATCATTGAGGATCTGCATTACACGCCGAATATGTCCGCACGGGCGCTCGTTTCCAACGCATCGAAAGTTATCGCGATGATAAACCATTTGGTGCCGCAAAAAAGCGGCAGTTTCATAGAAGACCCGTTTCACACCGCGTTCATATCTTCCATAGAAGAAGTCCTGCGGCAAAACGGCTATTATTTTATGCTCAGAACGGTTACCGACAACGACGACTTGAAACGCTTCCTGCAAAACTGGAATATCGACGGAATGTTCCTCGTCGGTATTACCGAAGGCGCGTTCTTTCAGTGCCTGCCGGAATTACGCAAACGAATCGTGCTGATAGACAGTTATCTTGACAATTATTACGGTATGCCGAACATCGGATTGGAAGATTTTCAGGGCGGCTATTTGGCCACGCAGTACCTTATTGAACGGGGACACACGCGAATCGCGTTCGCCTGTCCGCCGATCCTTCATCACGGTGTAGTTGAAGAACGATTGAACGGCTACCGCAAAGCGTTGGCAGAGTTCGGGATTCCGTTTGACGAAACGCTGCTTTTCCAGCGGGAATTCAGCATAGACGCGACGACACAGCTCGGCATGCACATCGCTTCCCGGCAGGACATAACGGCCGTATTCGCAACCGCCGATATTATGGCGGCGGGAATTATGGCCGGTATCCACCGGGCAGGTAAAAAAATACCGGAAGACATTTCCATTATCGGCTTCGACGACATATCGCTGTGCAGACTCGTGCAGCCGAATTTAACGACGATTCATCAGAACGCCTACCGCAAAGGTGAAATAGCGGCGCAGTTCATGATTCAGCTTTTACAAAAAAAGACGCTGCCCCGTACCACCGAAATTCTTCCGGTGTGTTTAACGGTACGCGACAGCGTCTCACAAAAACGGTAA
- a CDS encoding LysR family transcriptional regulator, with protein MIETYILQNLAAFAECGTLLKTSEKLHVTQPAITKSFKKLEMQLGIPLFSRTKNTITLNANGKLAVKYARQILSLQTEMESRLIQLSKNAQHFSIGAIAPAPLWQLTELIKKKYDKPQFKTKILDNNKDLLDGLHTGKFDFAILNEFPQTEAFYAKEFFSEHLYVFLPQNHRLAGRTSLHLAELAGETFIMFADLGFWSRIKKDMIPDAKFITQKEMTDLREILSSSTLPGFVTDFSKESHLIPAYATENRVEIPLLDDEVNVTYYIVCPFEFINRLKEITEQS; from the coding sequence ATGATAGAAACGTATATTCTGCAAAACCTTGCGGCGTTCGCCGAATGCGGAACGCTTTTAAAGACAAGTGAAAAGCTGCACGTCACACAACCGGCAATCACCAAGTCGTTCAAAAAACTGGAGATGCAGCTCGGAATTCCGCTTTTCAGCCGGACGAAAAATACAATCACGCTCAACGCAAACGGAAAGCTTGCCGTAAAATATGCCCGGCAGATTCTTTCGCTCCAAACGGAAATGGAATCGCGCCTTATTCAGCTCAGCAAGAACGCGCAGCATTTTTCAATCGGGGCAATCGCGCCCGCGCCGCTGTGGCAGCTGACGGAACTGATTAAAAAAAAGTACGACAAACCGCAGTTCAAGACAAAGATTCTTGACAACAATAAAGACCTGCTCGACGGCCTGCATACCGGAAAATTTGACTTTGCGATTCTGAACGAATTTCCGCAGACGGAAGCCTTCTACGCAAAAGAATTTTTCTCCGAACATCTGTACGTTTTCCTTCCGCAGAATCACCGGCTTGCCGGGCGCACTTCGCTTCATCTTGCGGAACTTGCCGGCGAAACGTTCATCATGTTTGCGGACTTAGGTTTCTGGTCGCGCATAAAAAAAGATATGATTCCCGATGCAAAGTTCATCACGCAGAAAGAAATGACCGATTTGCGTGAAATCCTCAGCTCCTCAACGCTCCCCGGCTTCGTCACCGATTTTTCAAAGGAGTCGCATCTTATTCCGGCATACGCTACGGAAAACCGCGTTGAAATTCCGCTGCTTGACGACGAAGTGAACGTAACGTACTACATCGTCTGCCCGTTTGAATTCATAAATCGTCTGAAAGAAATCACCGAGCAGTCGTAA